GGGAGCTAGTCATTGGCACAGGGACCGGTAGAGGAGAGAGTTAGTTAGGGGGTGTCTGGTGTGACCAGGTGTGATCCTAAGCAGAGTGTTGCCACTTGAGCTTGACCAGGTTTAGTTGTTTGCTCTCCCAGTTAGCGCCTAAACCTAGCATGCAAAGAGCCTGCCTTCCTGCAATGACTAAGGCCTGGATTCAGTCCCAATATGAGTTGTAGACAATGCGGCTGTTAAACGCAATTCCCGATTGagcagtgtttaccgtgaataAGAGCTCTAAGAACATGAGGACATTGTTTAAAGCCCTGATGGGATTAACTCAGTAGGATGGAGCACAGTACTAGTTTTGGGTGTGATTCCTGCTTGGGCCACATACTTATACTAAATGTTTGTGTTAACTGTTAGTTACTTTCATAGAACTGTTTACTTTGTAATGTTAGTATTATGTTTCAAGTGTTCTCACAATCTAGAGCTGTTCAGAAAAAAGTTGATCTTTACAAATAAATATTGTTTTCATGTTTTACTTcttttacacacaaaaaaattcATCCGGTTCAATAAAGGTTATATTTACAAGTACAAAATGACAGTATAAAACGATACACGTCAAACAATGTCCTTATTACATTTATATTAAAAATAGTACAAAAATATATTCAAGAATATTGATGGTTGGTTATTCAGTGCAGGTGCTCCTGAGGAAAAAACAGGAAGTAGGCAACTGGAAGTGGATTGAAAGACATGGTTGgaggtggatgggtggatggggtAGTAGCATAGaaaatgatagaggcctctagtagCCAAAAGGCTGTGTTAGAATGgactgtgctattgagggcttgcaccattttaatgtagtcaactgggtgggacttccaacttcattagCTGATTCCTCCTGGTGACCCAGTTGGAGTCATGTCCTACTGGGTCAttaggagggatcagccaattgtgaagaagaaaattgactactttaaaatggagatagcgtcaatggcactgcccatgatGTCACAGACGCTACAGTTtagatacaccttagccaaatacatttaaactcagtttttcacaattcctgacatttaatcctagtaacaattccctgtcttaggtcagttaggatcaccactttattttaagaatgtgaaatgtcataataatagtagagagaataatttctttcagctttaatttctttcatcacattcccagtgggtcagaagtttacatacacttaattagtatttggtagcattgcctttaaattgttaacttgggtcaaaatgtcgggtagccttccacaagcttctaaGTCTGGTAAGTTAAGTTAGGTgaagaattttggcccattcctcctgacagagctggctttgtgatggccactccaataccttgaccttgttgtcctcaaggcattttgccacaactttgtaagtatgcttggggtcattgtcatttggacgacccatttgcgaccaagctttaacttcctgactgatgtcttgagatgttgcttcaatatatccacataattttccttcctcatgaaaccatctattttgtgaagtgcaccagtccctcctgcagcaaagcacccccacaacataatgctgccaccccagtgcttcatgtttgggatggtgttcttcggcttgcaagcctccccctttttccttcaaacataacaatggtcattatggccaaacagttctatttttatttcatcggatcagaggacatttctccaaaaagtacgatctttgtccccatgtgcagctgcacagctgcaaaccgtagtctggcttttttatggcggttttggagtagtggcttcttccttgctgaacggcctttcaggttatgtcgatataggactcgttttactgtggatatagatacttttgtatcggtttcctccaacatcttcacaaggtcctttgctgttctgggattgacttgcacttttcgcaccaaagtacgttcatctctaggagacagaacccctctccttcctgagcgttatgacggctgcgtggtcccatggtgtttatacttgcatactattgtttgtacagatgaacatggtaccttcaggcgttgggaaattgctcccaaggatgaaccagacttttttaTCTGAAGttttggctgatttgttttgatttttgcctgatgccaagcaaagaggcactgagtttgaaggtaggccttgaaatacatccacaggtacacctccaatgatgtcaattagcctatcagaagcttctaaagccatgacattattttctggaattttccaagctgtttaaaggcacagtcaacttagtgtatgtaaacttctgacccactggaattgtgatacagtgaattataagtgaaataatttgtctgtaaacaattgttggaaaaattacttgtgtcatgcacaaagtagatgtcctatccgacttgccaaaactacagtttgttaacaagaaatttgtggagtggttgaaaaacgaattctaatgactccaacctaagtgtatgtaaacttccgacttcaactgtatatggcacAGATagaaagatgagtcctctatctaacaCTATGGGTAGTAGAGTAGTGTTTGGAGTGTGAGTATGTGGGTCAAAAAGAAAGCTGATTTAGAGGTTTAGCGTCAGAGGGTTTGAAAAGAGCATGTAGCTGTACCTGGGGTTTTAGTTTCTGTGTGGGCGGGACAAGTTCATTGATGGCTCCTTATTGGCTCCTGTCTCAGGCTCCGTTACTTCCGTGGGTCCAATCGCCCATGTCGAATAGGTGTGACACCACGTAATCGTCATACTTTCCGTCGATCAGCTTGGCTGCGTTGTTTCTGGCGAACCAGCAGTCCACGCTCTGACGTCCGCTGTAGATACGCCGGGTCTTCTGGACCACCGGCACTGAACGCCCTTTGACCTTCAGGATGTGTGACCGTTCAAACGTGCTGTTGTCTCCTGTTGCCGTGGCATTGCCAGGAAGCTCTGCGAGTCCCACTTCCTCATACAGGAACTGACCTGGAAGTAGAATCACAGAGGGTCAGAATGGAACAGAACCACAGAGCTATAGGCAAACCAATGGTAATCCTCACTAGGGCCTAATTCCATTTCGGCTCAAGACCCCTTCCCCCACATCCCACCTTCCACTAGTAGTTTTTGATACCTACCCAGTAGTCCATGACAGTCATGTGACAGCCCTTTGCTGTTGGAGATGTAAAATCCCAGGTGGTTTCTCTGATAGGGAGCAGGGTTCTTGTACTGATGCACCAGTATGACGAAACTAATCGTTCTTCCTATGGTTACGGTCACGGTGGACTTTCCCACTATCGTCACTGCAAGCTCGCCACTCTCCACAGAGACTGTGGTGTCGCAGGGCAGGACCAGGCGGTCACGTCCATCCAGAATGACCTTCTTGGGGGTGACCTCGATGTAGGAACGTTTGGGTCGGTTCACCACAATGGTAATGGTGCTGAAGTATGTCCTCTGCTGTTTGTGGCTGCCCGCTGGCGCCGGGGCGCCTATCAGCTTACCGTTTACTGTCACACCTAGACTCACATACACACGCATGACCGCACACACAAATAGACCACATGAATCATATGAAAACACATAACTGAACATCTAACATAAAGTTATAATCTCTTGAGGACAGTCTTACCAGAGTGCTTGTGGTCAGATACCATTCTGAGAATGTGTCCTGGCTCTCCGTTGATGTTGAAACACACAGTTAGTTTACTGAGGGGGAACTCCACCACAAAGTGGGGATCGCCGTCCGCTGTGGCAAGGGGGTTGGTGTGtgagagatgggatagagagacACTGGTATTGAATATGAGGGAATATGAGAAAATAGTACATCTATGCATACCTGGattcaaatacatgtgtattgcagtatttgaaatgtattaaatttcAAATACACAGCCAAAACAAGTACTTTTATTTGAGTATCTGAATAATTATTTGTAAAAATCAAATAGTCGACCAAATTGTATTTGAAAGGTATTTATTTAAATGCTTttttcaaatacctgggttaaatgcaAGGGAGTCCGTATATTTGAGGATATGAATACTTGTTTGGAAATAGTAGTTGAAATACATGAAATAGTAGTTGAAATAcatgaaatagtatttgaacccagttctGATAAATACACGTTTCTGTATATATCTGTGGGTGTGAAGCACAAAtgactatactgtatgtataatcAGATATCACCAGATACCAGTGTAGGCTGTACATTGTAGACAGTTAGTTGTAGGCTGTCAGTTGTAGGCAGTTAGTTGTAGGCAGTTAGTTGTAGGCAGTTAGCTGTAGGCTGTCAGTTGTAGGCAGTTAGTTGTAGGCAGTTAGTTGTCGGCTGTTAGTTGTAGGCAGTTAGTTGTAGGCAGTTAGTTGTAGGCAGTTAGTTGTAGGCAGTTAGTTGTAGGCTGTTAGCTGTAGGCAGTTAGCTGTAGGCAGTTAGCTGTAGGCAGTTAGCTGTCGGCGCAGTTCGTTGTAGGCTGTTAGTTGTAGGCAGTTAGTTGTAGGCAGTTAGTTGTAGGCAGTTAGCTGTAGGCAGTTAGTTGTAGGCAGTTAGTTGTAGGCAGTTAGTTGTCGGCAGTTAGCTGTAGGCAGTTAGTTGTAGGCAGTTAGTTGTAGGCTGTTAGTTGTAGGCAGTTAGTTGTAGGCAGTTAGTTGTAGGCAGTTAGTTGTAGGCAGTTAGTTGTCGGCAGTTAGCTGTAGGCAGTTAGTTGTAGGCAGTTAGTTGTAGGCTGTTAGTTGTAGGCAGTTAGTTGTAGGCAGTTAGTTGTAGGCAGTTAGTTGTCGGCAGTTAGTTATAGGCAGTTAGTTGTAGGCAGTTAGTTGTAGGCAGTTAGCTGTAGGCAGTTAGCTGTCGGCAGTTAGCTGTCGGCAGTTAACTGTAGGCAGTTAGCAGTAGGCAGTTAGCTGTAGGCAGTTAGGTGTAGGCAGTTAGTTGTAGGCGGTTAGTTGTCGGCAGTTAGTTGTCGGCAGTGATCTGTAGGCAGTTAGCTGTAGGCAGTTAGCTGTAGGCAGTTAGTTGTAGGCAGTTAGTTGTCGGCAGTTAGCTGTCGGCAGTTAGCTGTAGGCAGTTAGTTGTCGGCAGTTAGCTGTAGGCAGTTAGCTGTAGGCAGTTAGTTGTAGGCAGTTTGTTGTAGGCTGTTAGTTGTTTCCTGCTTTGAGTGGGCCTGTGAGACCTGAGCTAAGTGCAAATTCAGGagatgagagagcagcagtaatGACAGGGTCATTGATGTCATCTCACATGTCTTCTTCAGTCTACTgacctctctctcagtctcagtgtgtgtgtgtgtgtgtgtgtgtgtgtgtgtgtgtgtgtgtgtgtgtgtgtgtgtgtgtgtgtgtgtgtgtgtgtgtgtgtgtgtgtgtgtgtgtgtgtgtgtgtgcatgcacgtgtgtgtattcccgtgactgtgtgtgtgtgtgtgtgtgtttgtgagtactTCCCAGTACCAATCCCAGGCCCAGTGCAGATACTTCAATTAGCCCCTGTAAACATTCTGTAGTTCAGTTTCAGAGTAAAGAGACATCTCATACCCCTTAACTGTCTGTAATGATTGCTGTGTGTCTGACTGGGTTCCTAACTTAAAGTCCGCCcacacagagagtagagagagtactGTACCTTTCTCCAGTCCCACTCCCTCTAACAGAGCCTCAGAACCACTAACCTGATGTTTTGGAGATGGTTACAGATTTTTGTGCTGGCCTCTTCACAATTTTACCTATAGACAAAACAGACTTTGATTTTTACAGGTCATATGTTTTCAATAGTTCAATACTTCCTCTCAGTTCTATTTGTTAGCATTGGCATCGATAACAGGAAGCATTTGATCAAACGGATTAAGTCAGAAACAAAAGCCTCAAGCCTGCTAACCCGTTGTCTTGGAAACTGTGGAACTCTGTCCACCCGGCTGGTCTTTCATCAAGTGCAAGCTCTGGGACGTGTCTTCCTCCCCTTCCGTCTCATCCGACAGCTCATTGGCTGAAACAGCCTTCTTATTTGTCTCTGTGGTTAcaggggtgggggtgggtgtgtCCTTGGCCATGGTTCCGTCGGCCAGCACCTGAGGTTTTTCCACCACCAGGGAGGTGAGGGGCGTGAGGAAGTGATAGGTCAGGGAGAGGTCAGTCGCCTGCTGggtatgtccctctctctccctgctggtCTGGCTCTTCAGTCTGGACCTCAGCCCCTCTTTCACACTCAGGAAACCCCATACGCGCTCCACGAAATCATCCGCCACTGATCCTGTTGTGCCCGCCCCTGTGACCCCTGACCCCACCCCGGCCGTCGCCTCCTTCACGTGCCTCTCCGTCTCCACCTCCCTTTGCCGTAACGCCACGTCTGTCTCCAGGACGATGCTCTTGTCGCTGTTGCTGGCGGTGACCTGGACGTGCAGGGAGTCTGCACTTTGATTGGTCAATTTGCCGGCGATGACGATCTCTGAGCCGTTGAAATAGTTGGTGAAGAGGTGCTGGGTGACGTACTGGACCGAGTCCTCTGTGTAATTCACCCTGATATCAGAGAGCAGTGGAGTGCCTATCTCATCATAAAAcctagaggaagagagagggagggagggagggacatggagggagggagagagagagagagagatatggaagagTGAAAGAGGGAATAGACGTAACATCCAATGTTATGATATGTGTTACCAGAATCTAGCACCCAGTAGAGGTCTATACCTCAGCTACTTCACTGTATCATAGACACAAGAATCAAGATATTGTGTGTGCTACTCTCTGATATGTTCTAGGGGCCTCAAATATCTGTGTGACTGTGTACACACACTCACCCCCCCAGAGATCCGGTTAGGGACGTTGATGTATTAAGGAGAGTATGCCTGCGTTCCAAATGTCACCCCGTGgttcctggtcaaaaggagtgcactatgtagggattagggaatggggtgccattttggacacaaccagtgtgtgtttgttatgtGTTGGTTTTCCAGCCAGGCCTTGGACCGTAGCACAGTAAACCTCCTCACCTCTTTAACTGTGTGTTGGCTCAGCTAGGTCTCTCCTCTGTTATTATCTCAGGATGCTATCAATTAACCCCTCAGACATACCCAGACGGCCCTTTcacaacacacagtcacacacattccTCCCCTCACTACTAAACAAACACTTCAAAAAAGTGTCCAGTAAGACTgtcgccgtgtgtgtgtgtgtgtgtgtttggtttggtttggtttgaaagattgcagttcaagaagagcCTTCTCTCAGTATGTGTATCATTGGTTATTATTTCACTCATTCCAATTCCTTTATCTCACCCCCTGACCTTCTCTATACCATTTGATTATAATGAATCAATTCTAACCACTTCTGCCTTCTCCTCTGTACTATCTGTCTactgaacatctctctctctctctctcttcccccccccctctctctctctctctctctctctctctccctctctctctctctctccctctctctctctctctctctctctctccctccctccctctctctcacccccgtaccctttgagcatggtgctgGCATCTGAATCCTCAGGTATCCTCCTCATCATCCCACAGTTTTCTAGGGCCATGCGTTCCAGAAGCCTGTAGTCCACATCGTTCCCCATCCCGATGGTGAACACACAGAACTGCTCCTTCACCGCCGCCCGCGCGTTGCTGAGGATGCTGGGAGACTGCAGCTCGCCCACCGTGGGCCGCCCGTCTGTCAGGAAGATGATGAGAGACACACTGTTGTGGTTGGCGTCCGGATCGACGTTCAGATAGCCGCTTAGCAATGAGGAGCCCGTCTGTATGCCACTGTTGATGTCTGTGCCtagtagaggagagatggagagagagattgatctTGGGAAATAGTGGTTAGTAGTGATTCTCAAACTAAGAGTATATAATTGTGATCTGTCCAATGGGATATGAGGGAAAGAAAACGGTCATATCAGTTCAGCCAAAAATGGGGGTTGGGTAAGAGAAAGAACTCCATGGGGCGGCAGGAAACCTCGAGGTTAGAGCACTGGTCCAATAACCAAAAGGACGCTGGTTTGAATTCCAGATATATATGTAacggtgcccttgagcaaggcatttatcCCCAATTTCTCCAGCGGCGCCGGACAATGGTGACGCTGACTGTGACCCCACTCCCTAGGGCTGTCTCAGGGGAAGTTGGAAatgcaagaaacacatttccattacacCCTTGTACAAgtgtgtaacaggacaaatataagcacccctaAATTATTCTGATTAGGCCTATTAGTGAAATAACTAATCTTCCTCTATCCCAGAATGCAGtgctgtgtctctatctctctcacctccGGTGGGTTGGAGCATATAGATGAACTTCTTGGCGTCTCGGACGTTGAGAGGCGTGACGGGGACCAGGCGGTTGGGCTGCCACACCTTGATACGGTTAGAGAAGCTGACAAAGTTAAACCGGTCGCCTGGACGCAGGTCCCTCAGGATAGTGAACAGGGCATCCTtagtctgagagagagggagggagaggggcgagcgagagagagagagagagagagagagagaactttttGTTTTGCTTTCATCAATGAATCAAATGATATCATTGTAATACCTTTGCCTTGGTGCAAAATCCGTCTATTCAGTTGTGTTCACACAAGCGAACCAAACAGGCCTGGAAAACTTTTCCCCAACAGGAAGAGACACCTTGTCACACAAAAGGCTATTATAACACACATGGTCATGGTTTCTGTTAGCACCAATACCGTGGTAATTACCAAGATGTAATGTTTTAGTCATGTTTTTTTGTGAGCAGTATTGTTGTCATGCTAATAACTCTGTAATGGTTGGGCTTAACCTGACGCTGCCACTCAAAGACCCAGCCCTTTGAAACAGCTGTGAGATTCCGTTCCTTAGTTCAGAAACTGTTTCTctcaccccctcacacacacacacacacatgcacgtaaacacacacaccacaactatTTACCGTATCCATGCTACAGCTTGTTTCTCAACTGTACTGCGGTTTAGAAGTTGCACAGAACGAAAAGCCTACTAAATGAATAGTGAATATGAAATCTGTAGTCGAGTGGGTGTGATAGAGTTAGAGGGGTTACCAGATGCCTATAGACTGTAGGGGGCAAGGTTCAGAGCCATAGACAGACTGAGTGCTCTATTGTAGGGAGAGATCAAAGCCCACTTGTTCACTACAGAGTGGTCCACTGGGGGTGGAGGGGAACGAGGAAGGGATCACTCCAGATGATGCTGTCATCTGGAGTGTTTCATTTATGCCAAAGACAATGACGCCTCTCCCCCATagcattcaattcaattcaaactaCAATAGTGAACGTTGAGCATGTTTCCAGTTCTTCAGTGTGCATGAATCAGTTTCTCTTTTCTGTTTTTGCCAATCTAAGTCTTTGGGTTTCTGGATCTGCAGTGGAGCAGCTGCTCAGATGAAGTATCAGATGATACCAGAGGGATAATAATGCAATCTCCCAGAAGGAAGGATCTGATTTTGATATTACCAGACCAGTGTGGGAGTATTGCGCCAGAGACCGGAGAGGGGGCGGACTGGGGGTCGTATTCATCATCCGCTGCTACACTAACTCAGGATCTCTCAGGATCTTTAAGGCTTGATCACAGAGATGTGAAGGACTAAAGTAAAACTAAAGTTGACTCCACCTGGAATTGATTAAAATCCACAGATTTCCCCATaagctatacagtatatatatgtgTGATCATTGTATTCAGAAGGAAACCAtgtttaacaacaacaacaaaaaggagaaggagagaacaaGATATCTTGACCCAGTTGACAATGGTGTGATGAGAAGGGTTTGACCGTAACTGGTTACCTGTCTGATCTTGGTCCCCAGCATAGAGGCGCTGGTGTCGATCACAAACACCACGTTCTTGGGCACCACCGGCAGATCCTTGGGAGCGAAGTAGTGCACAAAATGGCCGTTCAGAAcctgagagagaaccagagaaaaGTTAGACAGTTCTCAGTAGCCATGAGCAGTAAAACAGAGCCCACCAA
The DNA window shown above is from Salmo trutta chromosome 8, fSalTru1.1, whole genome shotgun sequence and carries:
- the LOC115198851 gene encoding inter-alpha-trypsin inhibitor heavy chain H5 isoform X3; amino-acid sequence: MGASIPGRNRAMFMLTYEELLQRRLGRYEHVTSLRPLQLVSRLSVDVTIVDHSTITHLEVLPLRNGKSNTAVASGASAAKTPAKPALPVSTVIKQNKTFCRITFSPNIVQQAKITTSGMLGEFVVHYDVERELGIGDIQVLNGHFVHYFAPKDLPVVPKNVVFVIDTSASMLGTKIRQTKDALFTILRDLRPGDRFNFVSFSNRIKVWQPNRLVPVTPLNVRDAKKFIYMLQPTGGTDINSGIQTGSSLLSGYLNVDPDANHNSVSLIIFLTDGRPTVGELQSPSILSNARAAVKEQFCVFTIGMGNDVDYRLLERMALENCGMMRRIPEDSDASTMLKGFYDEIGTPLLSDIRVNYTEDSVQYVTQHLFTNYFNGSEIVIAGKLTNQSADSLHVQVTASNSDKSIVLETDVALRQREVETERHVKEATAGVGSGVTGAGTTGSVADDFVERVWGFLSVKEGLRSRLKSQTSREREGHTQQATDLSLTYHFLTPLTSLVVEKPQVLADGTMAKDTPTPTPVTTETNKKAVSANELSDETEGEEDTSQSLHLMKDQPGGQSSTVSKTTGKIVKRPAQKSVTISKTSADGDPHFVVEFPLSKLTVCFNINGEPGHILRMVSDHKHSGVTVNGKLIGAPAPAGSHKQQRTYFSTITIVVNRPKRSYIEVTPKKVILDGRDRLVLPCDTTVSVESGELAVTIVGKSTVTVTIGRTISFVILVHQYKNPAPYQRNHLGFYISNSKGLSHDCHGLLGQFLYEEVGLAELPGNATATGDNSTFERSHILKVKGRSVPVVQKTRRIYSGRQSVDCWFARNNAAKLIDGKYDDYVVSHLFDMGDWTHGSNGA
- the LOC115198851 gene encoding inter-alpha-trypsin inhibitor heavy chain H5 isoform X2, which encodes MDMDVNMLFLTLLMCYNPYVFGLFEDINIEDDLSPDLTDFDLDISPRRVPRQVKSMLIKETKPHIQELSVKTTIISRYAFTAVSCTMLNRHSAAAEGVFQFLIPKNAYVSNFTMIIGGRVYPSEVRPKEKKVKQGKGGEAKPKNKEAGEQSAPEVEVFRMGASIPGRNRAMFMLTYEELLQRRLGRYEHVTSLRPLQLVSRLSVDVTIVDHSTITHLEVLPLRNGKSNTAVASGASAAKTPAKPALPVSTVIKQNKTFCRITFSPNIVQQAKITTSGMLGEFVVHYDVERELGIGDIQVLNGHFVHYFAPKDLPVVPKNVVFVIDTSASMLGTKIRQTKDALFTILRDLRPGDRFNFVSFSNRIKVWQPNRLVPVTPLNVRDAKKFIYMLQPTGGTDINSGIQTGSSLLSGYLNVDPDANHNSVSLIIFLTDGRPTVGELQSPSILSNARAAVKEQFCVFTIGMGNDVDYRLLERMALENCGMMRRIPEDSDASTMLKGFYDEIGTPLLSDIRVNYTEDSVQYVTQHLFTNYFNGSEIVIAGKLTNQSADSLHVQVTASNSDKSIVLETDVALRQREVETERHVKEATAGVGSGVTGAGTTGSVADDFVERVWGFLSVKEGLRSRLKSQTSREREGHTQQATDLSLTYHFLTPLTSLVVEKPQVLADGTMAKDTPTPTPVTTETNKKAVSANELSDETEGEEDTSQSLHLMKDQPGGQSSTVSKTTGKIVKRPAQKSVTISKTSADGDPHFVVEFPLSKLTVCFNINGEPGHILRMVSDHKHSGVTVNGKLIGAPAPAGSHKQQRTYFSTITIVVNRPKRSYIEVTPKKVILDGRDRLVLPCDTTVSVESGELAVTIVGKSTVTVTIGRTISFVILVHQYKNPAPYQRNHLGFYISNSKGLSHDCHGLLGQFLYEEVGLAELPGNATATGDNSTFERSHILKVKGRSVPVVQKTRRIYSGRQSVDCWFARNNAAKLIDGKYDDYVVSHLFDMGDWTHGSNGA
- the LOC115198851 gene encoding inter-alpha-trypsin inhibitor heavy chain H5 isoform X1; this encodes MDMDVNMLFLTLLMCYNPYVFGLFEDINIEDDLSPDLTDFDLDISPRRVPRQVKSMLIKETKPHIQELSVKTTIISRYAFTAVSCTMLNRHSAAAEGVFQFLIPKNAYVSNFTMIIGGRVYPSEVRPKEKKVKQGKGGEAKPKNKEAGEQSSAPEVEVFRMGASIPGRNRAMFMLTYEELLQRRLGRYEHVTSLRPLQLVSRLSVDVTIVDHSTITHLEVLPLRNGKSNTAVASGASAAKTPAKPALPVSTVIKQNKTFCRITFSPNIVQQAKITTSGMLGEFVVHYDVERELGIGDIQVLNGHFVHYFAPKDLPVVPKNVVFVIDTSASMLGTKIRQTKDALFTILRDLRPGDRFNFVSFSNRIKVWQPNRLVPVTPLNVRDAKKFIYMLQPTGGTDINSGIQTGSSLLSGYLNVDPDANHNSVSLIIFLTDGRPTVGELQSPSILSNARAAVKEQFCVFTIGMGNDVDYRLLERMALENCGMMRRIPEDSDASTMLKGFYDEIGTPLLSDIRVNYTEDSVQYVTQHLFTNYFNGSEIVIAGKLTNQSADSLHVQVTASNSDKSIVLETDVALRQREVETERHVKEATAGVGSGVTGAGTTGSVADDFVERVWGFLSVKEGLRSRLKSQTSREREGHTQQATDLSLTYHFLTPLTSLVVEKPQVLADGTMAKDTPTPTPVTTETNKKAVSANELSDETEGEEDTSQSLHLMKDQPGGQSSTVSKTTGKIVKRPAQKSVTISKTSADGDPHFVVEFPLSKLTVCFNINGEPGHILRMVSDHKHSGVTVNGKLIGAPAPAGSHKQQRTYFSTITIVVNRPKRSYIEVTPKKVILDGRDRLVLPCDTTVSVESGELAVTIVGKSTVTVTIGRTISFVILVHQYKNPAPYQRNHLGFYISNSKGLSHDCHGLLGQFLYEEVGLAELPGNATATGDNSTFERSHILKVKGRSVPVVQKTRRIYSGRQSVDCWFARNNAAKLIDGKYDDYVVSHLFDMGDWTHGSNGA